A portion of the Glycine max cultivar Williams 82 chromosome 10, Glycine_max_v4.0, whole genome shotgun sequence genome contains these proteins:
- the LOC100780049 gene encoding protein ROH1: MPATDYQGSSSPSSLIHFGRSILSLRREQVHSISMEGSSLEAELESFQQHVTNRFLELTSVVHDDLLSLSWVGKLLHCFLCCQEEFKAILHSHRAQVLRPPLDRMVSDYFERSVKALDVCNAIRDGIEQIRQWQKLLEIVPYALGHQRSIGEGQFRRAKKALIDLHIGMLDDKDPNASIAHRNRSFGRSTGSRDHHSHGHSHGHNNSSNNTYHHRSLGHFRSLSWSVSRTWSAARQLQAIGNNIYPPKANELMASGGLAMPVFIMNSILLFVMWALVAAIPCQDRGLHVHFTIPRNYSWAAAILSLHERIMEESKKRERKNSCGLLKEIHQIEKCARVMNDLADSVHFPLTEEKEREVRQIVQEVSLVCDALKGGLDPLERQVRDVFHIIVRSRTEGLDSIGRPSNAE; encoded by the coding sequence ATGCCCGCGACGGACTACCAAGGTTCGTCTTCTCCTTCATCGTTAATCCATTTTGGCCGTTCAATTCTGAGTCTTCGTCGAGAACAGGTTCACTCCATTTCCATGGAAGGGTCAAGCTTGGAGGCTGAGTTAGAATCCTTTCAGCAACACGTCACTAACCGGTTCCTTGAACTCACTTCGGTTGTTCATGATGATTTGCTTTCGCTCTCGTGGGTTGGGAAGCTCCTTCATTGCTTCTTGTGTTGCCAAGAGGAATTCAAGGCCATTCTCCATAGCCACAGGGCTCAGGTGTTGAGACCCCCTTTGGATCGCATGGTGTCTGATTACTTTGAGCGAAGTGTGAAGGCTTTGGATGTTTGCAATGCCATTCGTGATGGTATTGAGCAGATTCGCCAATGGCAGAAGCTATTGGAGATTGTGCCCTATGCATTGGGGCATCAGAGGAGCATTGGTGAGGGCCAATTTCGTAGAGCCAAGAAGGCTCTCATTGATTTGCACATCGGGATGCTTGATGATAAGGATCCCAACGCCTCGATTGCACATCGAAACCGGTCCTTTGGCCGCAGCACTGGTAGCAGGGACCATCATAGTCATGGCCATAGCCATGGTCACAATAATAGCAGTAATAATACCTATCACCATCGGTCTTTGGGGCATTTTCGATCACTTTCGTGGAGTGTCTCTCGAACTTGGTCTGCTGCTAGGCAGCTCCAAGCAATTGGGAACAACATTTATCCACCTAAGGCAAATGAGCTTATGGCTTCTGGTGGCCTTGCAATGCCTGTGTTCATCATGAATTCGATCCTGTTGTTTGTGATGTGGGCTCTTGTGGCTGCAATTCCATGCCAGGACCGCGGATTACATGTCCATTTTACCATTCCCAGGAATTACTCCTGGGCTGCTGCAATCCTCTCGCTTCACGAAAGGATCATGGAGGAGTCGAAGAAGCGGGAGCGGAAGAATTCTTGTGGCTTGCTTAAGGAGATTCATCAGATTGAGAAATGTGCTAGAGTGATGAATGATTTGGCTGATTCTGTCCACTTTCCTTTGACAGAGGAGAAAGAACGGGAGGTTAGACAGATAGTGCAGGAGGTTTCACTAGTCTGTGATGCTTTGAAAGGTGGACTAGACCCTTTGGAGCGCCAAGTGAGGGATGTGTTCCATATAATTGTGCGCAGCCGTACAGAAGGGCTTGACTCTATTGGCAGGCCAAGCAATGCTGAGTAA